In one Arachis duranensis cultivar V14167 chromosome 9, aradu.V14167.gnm2.J7QH, whole genome shotgun sequence genomic region, the following are encoded:
- the LOC107466810 gene encoding uncharacterized protein LOC107466810, with product MEGSAEDLGAPESWEVADLDESMNRLKLSLSRNKPNLEPGADDDDAPPPPQQPPPPPSYSSAASSCYSSGSERVSDDVINQVDQFLREAIQNPRERLSILRMEQDVEKFIRDPNQQQLEFQQLPTSYLRLAAHRVAQHYSLQSMVLMDNSLPDGSGSRIIVRKTSECKLPAIRLADIPVKLSSENNAVMNVKVAIKQRPQKRTQVLSNANSNSAKNNSSKSVEERKEEYNRARARIFSSSNNGGGTVVGKPECEPKQEDNSMKGSLVVQRVEDKSSSVADVSSSRGPVESSTNTSRARSRTEKEAVGRYRQSNNRVAIFRDREIDRKDPDYDRSYDRYMQRFDPGFGFNGGSYPIQPMYTPVVNYNTEFPQLGSTHGPQLSTEHQPRPLPQHIPGPWAAQSTPAGIGYGHPETMMSPFNPSQVGAHPSSTMYLHSSQYPCQRPGMPFLHHEHVHQPFAQSHQPPPDASFGLARPR from the exons ATGGAGGGCTCTGCGGAGGATCTGGGAGCCCCGGAGTCATGGGAGGTGGCCGATTTGGACGAATCCATGAACCGTTTGAAGCTCTCTCTTTCCCGCAACAAACCTAACCTCGAACCCGGTGCTGATGATGACGATGCTCCTCCACCGCCGCAACAACCACCTCCTCCACCTTCTTACTCCTCTGCTGCGTCTTCGTGTTATTCTTCGGGATCCGAGAGGGTCTCCGATGACGTCATCAACCAAGTCGATCAGTTCCTCCGTGAAGCCATTCAGAACCCTCGCGAACGCCTTTCGA TTTTGCGTATGGAGCAAGATGTTGAGAAGTTTATTCGTGATCCTAATCAGCAGCAGCTTGAATTCCAGCAGCTCCCGACATCCTACTTACGGTTGGCTGCACACCGGGTGGCTCAGCATTACTCGTTACAGTCAATGGTTTTAATGGATAATAGCCTACCTGATGGTTCGGGGTCAAGAATTATTGTTCGCAAAACTTCTGAATGTAAGCTTCCTGCTATTCGCCTTGCAGATATCCCAGTAAAGTTATCATCAGAAAACAATGCTGTTATGAATGTGAAGGTTGCAATTAAACAGAGACCACAGAAGCGGACTCAGGTTCTTAGCAATGCAAACTCAAACTCAGCAAAGAATAATAGCTCTAAAAGTgtggaagagagaaaagaggagTATAATAGGGCTCGTGCTAGGATATTTAGTTCAAGTAATAATGGCGGTGGTACTGTAGTTGGGAAGCCAGAATGTGAACCAAAGCAGGAGGATAACTCAATGAAAGGTTCCTTGGTAGTTCAACGGGTGGAAGATAAGTCTTCTTCTGTAGCTGATGTAAGTTCCAGTAGAGGCCCGGTAGAGTCTTCAACTAATACTAGTAGGGCTAGAAGTAGGACAGAGAAAGAGGCAGTTGGTAGGTACCGGCAAAGTAATAATAGGGTGGCTATATTTCGGGACCGTGAGATTGACCGCAAGGATCCTGATTATGACAGGAGCTATGATAG GTACATGCAAAGGTTTGATCCTGGCTTTGGGTTCAATGGTGGGTCATACCCGATCCAGCCTATGTATACACCAGTAGTAAATTACAACACCGAGTTTCCACAGCTAGGATCCACCCATGGACCCCAGCTTTCTACTGAACACCAACCACGACCTCTTCCGCAGCATATACCTGGGCCATGGGCAGCACAATCAACACCTGCTGGAATTGGATATGGACATCCAGAGACCATGATGTCACCATTTAATCCTAGCCAAGTTGGTGCACATCCCTCATCAACCATGTATCTGCATTCATCTCAGTATCCCTGTCAGCGCCCTGGAAtgccctttctccatcatgaaCATGTTCACCAACCCTTTGCACAG TCTCATCAACCTCCGCCTGATGCAAGTTTTGGATTGGCCCGGCCCCGGTGA